GTCATCCACACGAACGCCCAGGCAGGTGAATTCATCGTTGTCCGCGCCGACGAACCAGGTGAACGCATTCCCCTCAATCTCGTTGACTGGAATGAAAAAAGCGTAAGCGCGGTATTCATGGAGATCGGCACTTCGACAAGAAAACTTGCTGCTCTCAAAGCCGGCGATGAAATCGCGACTCTGGTGGGCCCTCTGGGTAAACCCACCGAAATGTTAAAGGACAAAAATATCCTTTGCGTTGGTGGATGCTACGGTATTGGTGCACTCCTGCCAGTCATACGGGCGTTCAAAAAGAACGGCAACCGTATCATCACGGCGATCGAGGCACGCAGCGAATTCCTTCTCTACTGGCAGGAAAGGCTGAAGGAATATAGCGATGATTTCTACGAGATAACACGCGACGGTACCAGAGGATTCAAGGGTCACGTGAACGATTTCCTTGCTGGCTACCTGAAACAGAACAAGGTTGACATGGTGTACGTGCAGGGCTGCACATACCTCACTTATCTAACATCAGAAACAACGCGCCCGCTTGAAGTCAAGACCATCGTTGGTCTCAATCCCATAATGGTCGACGCGACCGGGATGTGCGGCGTCTGCCGTGTCATCGTTGCGGGCGAAACAAAATTCGGGTGCGTCGATGGACCGGAATTCGACGGACATAAGGTTGATTGGGAGAACCTTCTATCGCGCCGCAAAATTTATCTGAAAGAGGAAGTCTATTCCTTGAGTTTCTACGAGTGTGAAACCTATGGCTAGTAAGATCATACCAAAGAAAACCCCGATGCGCGAACGTCCTGCCAAGGAGCGGATCAAGGGTTACAACGAGGTTCCTTACGGGTACAATGACCAGGAAGCCATTGCCGAGGCAAAGCGCTGTTTGCAGTGCAAAAAACCCACCTGTGTGCAGGGCTGTCCGGTCGAGATCGACATTCCTGGTTTTATCAAATTTATCGCCGAGGCAGATTTCGCGAATGCGATAAAACGACTGAAAGAGAAGAATGTCTTGCCTGCAGTATGCGGCCGCGTCTGCCCACAGGAGGATCAGTGCGAGAAACTATGCGTCCTGGCGAAAAAATATGAACCGGTTGCGATCGGACGTCTGGAAAGATTCGCCGCGGACCGGGAGTCAACCCAGGGTGAAACATCCATTCCGGCAATCCCACCTTCGACAGGAAAGAAAGTTGCCGTGATAGGAGCCGGGCCGGGTGGTCTGACCGTTGCCGGCGACCTTGTCATGCTCGGTCACGACATCACTATGTTCGAAGCTTTGCATAAACCCGGCGGTGTATTGGTATACGGCATTCCAGAATTCAGACTGCCGAAAGCGATCATCTACAGGGAAGTCGACTACCTCTTACAATGCGGGGTGAAACTTTACCTCGACTACGTCGTGGGCAAGACCAAAACGATAGACCAGTTATTGCAGGAATTCGATGCCGTGTATATCGGCACAGGCGCTGGCCTTCCGTGGTTCATGAACATCCCGGGTGAAAACCTCAACGGCGTGT
This portion of the candidate division WOR-3 bacterium genome encodes:
- a CDS encoding sulfide/dihydroorotate dehydrogenase-like FAD/NAD-binding protein — translated: MYKILKREKIVPNIHHLVIESDVIHTNAQAGEFIVVRADEPGERIPLNLVDWNEKSVSAVFMEIGTSTRKLAALKAGDEIATLVGPLGKPTEMLKDKNILCVGGCYGIGALLPVIRAFKKNGNRIITAIEARSEFLLYWQERLKEYSDDFYEITRDGTRGFKGHVNDFLAGYLKQNKVDMVYVQGCTYLTYLTSETTRPLEVKTIVGLNPIMVDATGMCGVCRVIVAGETKFGCVDGPEFDGHKVDWENLLSRRKIYLKEEVYSLSFYECETYG
- the gltA gene encoding NADPH-dependent glutamate synthase — protein: MASKIIPKKTPMRERPAKERIKGYNEVPYGYNDQEAIAEAKRCLQCKKPTCVQGCPVEIDIPGFIKFIAEADFANAIKRLKEKNVLPAVCGRVCPQEDQCEKLCVLAKKYEPVAIGRLERFAADRESTQGETSIPAIPPSTGKKVAVIGAGPGGLTVAGDLVMLGHDITMFEALHKPGGVLVYGIPEFRLPKAIIYREVDYLLQCGVKLYLDYVVGKTKTIDQLLQEFDAVYIGTGAGLPWFMNIPGENLNGVYSANEYLTRANLMKAYLFPEYDTPIIRGKRVAVIGGGNVAMDCARTALRLGADEVRIVYRRSLKEMPARTEEIHHAQEEGIIFEYLTLPIKYTGDDHFWVKDMECIRMQLGEPDASGRRRPVPIEGSNFVAAVDTVVCAIGQSPNPLIPQTTPDIKIGKWGNIEIDEKTGRTSKKGCWAGGDVVRGGATVILAMGDARIAARSINEYLTTGIW